A region of Rhodamnia argentea isolate NSW1041297 chromosome 9, ASM2092103v1, whole genome shotgun sequence DNA encodes the following proteins:
- the LOC115736872 gene encoding tobamovirus multiplication protein 2A-like encodes MACRGFLGCILKLLNFLLTLAGLAMVGYGIYLFVEYKRSSSGTVGYSPIGAEEGLVQLGRPLLVTVSLSASILDSLPKAWFIFLFIGVGVVLVIISCFGCIGTVTRNGCCLTCYSVLVILLILVELGCAAFIYFDKSWEDDVPTDKTGDFDMIYDFLKEHWTIVRWVALGVVLLEALVFLLTLIVRAANRPAEYDSDDEYVASRQQTRQPLLSRPLPPPQPGAGVPVAGALDQRPSRTDAWSTRMREKYGLDTAEFTYNPTESNRYQQVPTQPTEERSRCSIM; translated from the exons ATGGCGTGCCGAGGGTTTTTGGGATGCATACTGAAGCTCTTGAACTTCTTGTTGACACTTGCTGGTCTGGCGATGGTGGGCTATGGGATCTACTTGTTTGTCGAGTACAAAAGATCATCCAGCGGCACTGTCGGTTACTCGCCCATCGGCGCTGAAGAGGGGTTGGTACAGCTTGGCCGTCCCTTGCTCGTGACGGTCTCTCTCTCGGCCAGTATTTTAGATAGTCTGCCCAAAGCTTG GTTCATATTCTTGTTTATCGGTGTTGGAGTGGTCCTCGTCATCATATCTTGCTTTGGATGTATCGGTACTGTAACTAGGAATGGTTGCTGTTTGACTTGT TACTCAGTCTTGGTAATTTTGTTGATCTTGGTGGAGCTGGGGTGTGCTGCGTTTATATACTTCGACAAAAGCTGGGAAGAT GATGTGCCTACTGATAAAACTGGGGACTTTGACATGATATATGACTTTCTGAAAGAGCACTGGACCATAGTCAGATGGGTGGCTCTTGGAGTGGTGCTATTGGAG GCATTGGTCTTCTTGTTGACTCTGATTGTTAGGGCAGCAAACAGACCTGCTGAGTATGACAGTGATGATGAATATGTTGCCTCACGACAACAGACCCGGCAGCCATTGCTGAGCCGGCCACTGCCACCGCCACAGCCAGGTGCAGGCGTTCCAGTGGCCGGTGCCCTGGATCAGCGGCCAAGCAGAACTGATGCTTGGAGTACTCGAATGAGGGAAAAG TATGGGCTTGATACTGCTGAGTTCACATACAATCCAACCGAGTCGAACAGATACCAGCAAGTGCCGACGCAGCCAACGGAAGAAAGGAGCCGCTGCTCTATCATGTGA
- the LOC115736869 gene encoding S-norcoclaurine synthase 1-like gives MDPEKGWVCSLPVENVQAVASRGLEEVPPSYLQPASELGNVCKTASLAIPVIDMIQLGEDHPDHSDEIGKFHSACKEWGFLQLINHGIPEEFMHQVKIDTEEFFKLPLEEKKKYGQLPNTIEGYGLAFVVSEDQKLDWGDMLFLFGQPASQRNLRFWPKNPACLRWLVWILLFLLRAMAKNLGLSPDVLVGMFEEGAQAIRPNYYPLCKQANEAMGLTPHSDATRLTLLSQVNDVDGLQIKKDGNWLPIKPVPGAFIVNVGDVIETMSNEEYKSIEHRAIVNPEKEHLSIAAFHCPNMQAAIGPLPDLAVKSSALYKTLNHEHYVRLVLGSKLDGESLSDQFRLGDV, from the exons atgGATCCTGAGAAGGGTTGGGTATG TTCCCTCCCTGTCGAAAATGTTCAAGCTGTCGCGTCCAGGGGCCTGGAGGAAGTTCCACCAAGCTATCTACAGCCCGCATCTGAACTTGGCAACGTCTGCAAGACCGCGTCTCTTGCGATTCCCGTCATAGACATGATCCAGCTTGGTGAGGATCACCCCGACCACAGTGATGAGATCGGGAAGTTCCATTCAGCTTGCAAGGAATGGGGCTTCCTCCAG TTGATAAACCACGGCATACCGGAAGAGTTCATGCATCAGGTGAAGATAGATACAGAGGAGTTCTTTAAGCTGCCattggaagagaagaagaaatatgGGCAGTTACCCAACACCATCGAAGGCTACGGCCTTGCCTTCGTTGTGTCAGAAGACCAGAAGCTTGACTGGGGTGACATGCTCTTCCTTTTCGGACAACCTGCTTCCCAGAGAAACCTCAGATTTTGGCCAAAGAACCCTGCCTGTCTCAGGT GGTTGGTATGGATCTTACTTTTCCTCCTGAGAGCAATGGCCAAGAACTTAGGACTTTCTCCAGATGTGCTTGTGGGAATGTTTGAAGAGGGAGCACAAGCGATAAGGCCTAACTACTATCCCCTGTGCAAGCAAGCAAACGAGGCCATGGGTCTGACCCCACACTCTGATGCCACCAGACTGACCCTGCTAAGTCAAGTGAACGATGTGGATGGATTGCAGATCAAGAAAGATGGTAACTGGCTACCTATTAAACCTGTTCCTGGGGCATTCATTGTCAATGTAGGCGATGTCATTGAG ACAATGAGCAATGAAGAGTACAAGAGCATAGAGCACAGAGCAATCGTGAATCCAGAAAAGGAACACCTCTCAATAGCTGCGTTTCACTGTCCAAACATGCAAGCTGCAATTGGCCCGTTGCCAGATCTCGCTGTAAAGAGCAGTGCGCTGTACAAAACATTGAATCATGAGCATTACGTAAGGCTAGTTCTAGGGAGCAAACTTGACGGTGAAAGCCTGTCAGACCAATTTAGACTTGGTGATGTATGA
- the LOC115736870 gene encoding probable methyltransferase PMT14: MVIKSNLSGNRTRKPVSIFVALGLCCCFYLLGTWQKSGFGKGDSIAREITKRTDCNVFTNLNFETHHNDVEITEPPEQKIEVFEPCDVKYTDYTPCQEQDRAMTFPRENMIYRERHCPSDDEKLRCLVPAPKGYKTPFPWPKSRDYAYYANVPYKHLTVEKAVQNWVQFKGDVFKFPGGGTMFPQGADAYIDELASVIPIADGSVRTALDTGCGVASWGAYLLKRNVLAMSFAPRDNHEAQVQFALERGVPAVIGVLGTIRLPYPSRAFDMAQCSRCLIPWTANEGIYLMEVDRVLRPGGYWILSGPPINWKMYYQTWKRSKKELQAEQRRIEELAEQLCWEKKYEKGDLAIWRKKVNDRSCQRKSAPICHSKDADDVWYEKMEMCITPFPKAASSNEVAGEELKKFPARLNAVPPRVAKGSVPGVTADIYDEDNKIWRKHVSSYKRLNKLIGSTRYRNVMDMNAGLGGFAAALESPKLWVMNVVPNIAKNTLGIVYERGLIGIYHDWCEGFSTYPRTYDLIHASGLFSLYKGKCKFEDILLEMDRVLRPEGTILLRDEVDTMNEVRKIAGGMRWDIKLVDHEDGPLVPEKILVGVKQYWVGSSGNSTSDM, encoded by the exons ATGGTGATCAAGAGTAATCTCTCAGGCAACAGAACACGAAAACCAGTGTCCATCTTTGTGGCCCTCGGTTTGTGTTGTTGTTTCTACTTGTTGGGAACATGGCAAAAGAGCGGCTTTGGTAAAGGAGATAGCATAGCTCGTGAAATAACTAAGCGTACTGATTGCAATGTCTTCACAAACCTGAACTTTGAGACGCATCATAATGATGTTGAGATCACTGAACCTCCCGAGCAAAAGATTGAAGTGTTTGAGCCTTGTGATGTTAAATATACTGATTATACTCCTTGTCAAGAACAGGACAGGGCAATGACATTCCCTAGAGAGAATATGATATACAGGGAAAGACATTGTCCTTCAGATGATGAAAAATTGCGCTGTCTTGTCCCCGCTCCTAAAGGTTATAAGACTCCATTTCCCTGGCCAAAAAGCCGTGACTATGCCTACTATGCTAATGTGCCTTACAAACACTTGACGGTTGAAAAGGCTGTCCAGAACTGGGTGCAGTTCAAGGGTGATGTGTTCAAGTTTCCGGGTGGCGGTACAATGTTTCCTCAGGGAGCAGATGCTTATATTGATGAACTTGCTTCAGTGATACCAATAGCTGACGGTTCTGTCAGGACAGCTCTCGACACTGGTTGTGGA GTGGCGAGCTGGGGTGCATACCTGCTGAAAAGAAATGTATTGGCCATGTCGTTTGCACCAAGAGACAACCACGAAGCGCAGGTGCAATTTGCGTTGGAGAGAGGAGTGCCTGCCGTTATTGGTGTCCTTGGAACTATACGTCTTCCATACCCATCAAGAGCCTTCGACATGGCTCAGTGCTCTCGTTGCTTAATTCCATGGACTGCTAATG AGGGCATATATCTGATGGAAGTCGATAGAGTCCTCAGGCCTGGTGGATACTGGATCTTGTCTGGCCCTCCCATCAATTGGAAGATGTACTACCAGACATGGAAGCGCTCTAAGAAGGAGCTTCAGGCAGAGCAAAGAAGGATAGAAGAGCTGGCTGAACAACTGTGCTGGGAGAAGAAGTACGAGAAAGGAGACCTTGCCATCTGgaggaaaaaagtaaatgaccGATCTTGCCAAAGGAAATCTGCCCCCATATGCCACTCTAAAGATGCCGATGATGTCTG GTACGAGAAAATGGAGATGTGCATAACTCCTTTCCCCAAGGCAGCAAGTTCTAATGAAGTGGCAGGAGAGGAACTGAAGAAGTTCCCGGCCAGGCTTAATGCCGTCCCGCCTCGAGTAGCTAAAGGGTCTGTTCCGGGAGTCACGGCTGACATATATGATGAGGACAATAAAATCTGGAGAAAGCATGTCAGTAGCTATAAGCGGCTCAACAAATTGATTGGCTCCACGAGATATCGCAACGTGATGGACATGAATGCGGGCCTCGGTGGGTTCGCAGCGGCACTTGAATCGCCAAAATTGTGGGTTATGAATGTCGTGCCAAACATTGCAAAGAACACGCTAGGCATCGTCTACGAGAGGGGTCTGATAGGCATTTACCACGACTG GTGTGAAGGCTTCTCTACTTACCCGAGGACGTATGATCTAATTCATGCCAGCGGGCTCTTTAGCTTGTACAAGGGCAA GTGCAAGTTTGAGGACATTCTTCTGGAGATGGACCGCGTATTGCGGCCCGAAGGCACGATCCTCCTGCGGGATGAGGTTGATACGATGAACGAGGTAAGGAAGATCGCTGGAGGAATGAGGTGGGATATCAAGTTGGTGGATCACGAGGATGGCCCCCTCGTGCCCGAGAAGATATTGGTCGGGGTCAAACAGTATTGGGTCGGTAGCAGTGGCAACAGCACGTCGGACATGTAG
- the LOC115737048 gene encoding peroxidase 20, which yields MGVFLSVLLVLSLYGVGTPSGDGALVLGYYQENCPLLEEIVRHSVERAVYRDPRMAASLLRLHFHDCFVMGCDASVLLDSFDGMVSEKQALPNLNSLRGFEVIDEIKYNLEEACPYTVSCADILAIVARDAVELRGGPRWEVWLGRRDSLKASFDGANKFIPAPNSSLDTLIENFRQQGLDEGDLVALSGSHTMGKARCLSFRQGIYEESTERRHDHFQRYTTFYDILRSICPETGSDDRLAPLDHVTPFEFDNHYFLNILRGRGLLPSDNALINEDHEGVVLRHVWTYAADSESFYRAFANSVMKMGSINVLAESEGEIRRKCRFINT from the exons ATGGGGGTGTTCTTGAGCGTGTTGCTAGTTTTGAGTTTGTATGGGGTGGGCACTCCCAGCGGTGATGGGGCTCTTGTTCTTGGGTACTACCAAGAGAATTGCCCTCTGTTGGAAGAAATCGTGCGGCATAGCGTTGAGCGCGCGGTGTATAGAGATCCTCGAATGGCGGCCTCTCTGCTACGTCTCCATTTTCACGACTGTTTCGTTATG GGTTGCGATGCATCGGTTCTTCTAGACAGTTTCGATGGCATGGTGAGCGAGAAGCAGGCATTGCCTAACCTTAACTCCTTGCGCGGGTTTGAGGTGATTGACGAGATAAAGTATAATCTGGAAGAGGCGTGTCCATACACAGTCTCCTGTGCCGATATTCTAGCCATCGTCGCTCGAGATGCAGTCGAGCTC AGAGGAGGGCCAAGGTGGGAAGTGTGGCTAGGCAGGAGAGACTCTCTCAAGGCAAGCTTTGATGGAGCCAACAAGTTCATACCTGCTCCAAATTCCTCCCTTGACACCCTAATTGAAAACTTTAGGCAACAGGGCCTGGATGAAGGAGACTTGGTTGCCTTATCAG GTAGTCACACGATGGGAAAGGCGCGGTGCCTGAGCTTCAGGCAAGGGATTTACGAGGAAAGCACTGAACGACGCCACGATCATTTCCAGAGATACACCACCTTCTACGACATCCTACGGTCCATATGCCCCGAGACCGGAAGCGACGATAGATTAGCACCGCTCGATCACGTGACGCCTTTCGAGTTCGACAACCACTACTTCCTCAACATCCTCCGAGGCAGGGGTCTCCTACCGTCCGACAACGCCCTCATCAATGAAGACCATGAAGGTGTCGTTTTAAGGCACGTCTGGACCTACGCCGCGGACAGCGAATCTTTCTACCGCGCTTTTGCGAACTCGGTCATGAAGATGGGGAGCATCAACGTGCTGGCCGAAAGCGAAGGAGAGATCAGGAGAAAATGCCGGTTCATCAACACTTAA